A region of the Fischerella sp. PCC 9605 genome:
TTTTACAGTATCTTTACTTATAAAGAAGCATTTTTTATACTTTTATCAAAAAATAAATTACCCAGTAGGGTGTGTTAACGCGACAGCGTAACGCACCCTACAACCATTGGTTGGATATTGTTTGAATTGGAAGTCCCTAATATGAATATTGATTTGTCTATTCTACGTATTTCTGTTATTCTAGAATTATGGAAATAAACGATACGGCTCGATATGCAGATATCTTTGCTGCATTGGGGTCGGAGCCAAGATTGGAAATAATGCGACTGCTGTTTGCAGCTTATCCGGACGGGATGACTGTAGGTGAGATTCAGGAAAAGCTAAAAATTCCGAACTCAACCTTATCTCATCATTTGGAGAAACTGCGGATTGAGGGATTAGTGAATTGCCAAAAAGAAAAGCAATTTCTGCGGTACTCAGCGAACGCTGAGACGATGGAGGATTTGCTGGCTTTTTTATCGACAGGGAGAACTAAAAGCGAACTCTTTCGCAACGTCTCCAACGAAAGCACCCTCGAAGCAGTCAACAATACATCGACGCAGGAAGGGTTTATGTTTGAAAAATTTTTTGAGTCTATATTTGAAAAACTCTTTGGGTTTGTATCTGACAAATTCAGTCTTAAAGGTTTTGAAAGATTCACCCAAAAAGCGATTACAGCCATCTTGTTTGCCCAAGGTGAATCTCGCCGCTTGGGACATGGATATGTTGGTACTGAACAGCTTTTAGTAGGATTAGTTGGAGAAGGTAGCGGCTTTGCGTCTCAGTTTCTCACCTCTGTAGGGGTAAACTTGGAAAATGTAAAGATTGAGGAAGAAAAAATTGTTGGCAGAGGTAGAGGATTAACGCCTGTAGATATTCCCTTCACACCTAGAGCTAAGCAAGTGTTAGAACTAGCGGTTGAAGAGTCACGACAACTCGGTCACAACTATATTGGTACAGAACATTTGCTATTAGGTATTCTCCGTGAGGGAGGGGGAGCAGCAATTAGGATTTTGCAAAATCTGGGGGTAGACTTAGTTTCTTTGGAACAAAGACTGCGGAGAGGTTTGACATGAACTACCTCTGATAACTTGGTAGGGCTTTGCGTAAAAGAGTGGCAGTTTTAAACGCAGAGGAACGCAAAGTGAACGCGGAGGGGCGCAGAGTCTTTCCAAATTTAATTCGTTACGAATTTGTGCAATGTTGTATTTAGCGTTTACATAGTCGATAATAAATAGCTCCAGAAATTGCTAGTACAGTTGGTTAAAAAACTCTTCAACAGATTTTTGTACCACAAAATAAATCTATAATCACAAAGGCGCAGAGTACGCAGAAACTGAAAATGAAGAAATTAACAGATAATTCAATCAAGCTGCCACAAAAATTGATGTTGTTGGGTTCGGGAGAACTGGGTAAAGAATTTGTAATTGCTGCTCAGCGCCTTGGTAATTATGTAATTGCTGTTGATCGCTATGAAAATGCCCCAGCGATGCAAGTTGCTGATGATTCCGAAGTAATTTCGATGTTAAGTGCTGATGATTTAGAAAGAATTGTTAACAAGCATCAGCCGGATTTCATCATTCCAGAAATTGAAGCTATTAAAACAGAAAAATTGCTGGAATTTGAAGAACGGGGAATTACAGTTATCCCGACAGCAGCGGCGACTAACTATACAATGAATCGAGACAGAATTAGGGAACTTGCTCATAAACAGTTAGGCATCAGAACTGCAAAATATGGTTATGCCTCCACTTTAGAAGAGTTGGTTGCTGTTTCTGATGAAATTGGTTTTCCCAATGTTGTCAAACCTGTAATGTCCTCTTCTGGTAAAGGACAATCTGTAGTCAAAGATCAAGGAGAAGTTGAGAAAGCCTGGAATTATGCGATCGCAGGTTCTAGGGGTGACACTCAGAAAGTAATCGTTGAAGAATTTATTGATTTTGAAGTTGAGATTACTTTACTGACGATTAAGCAGTGGAATGAACCGACTTTATTCTGTCTTCCTATTGGTCATCGTCAAGAAAGAGGAGATTACCAGGAATCTTGGCAACCAGCAGGAATTTCGGAACAAATGACATCGCAAGCGCAGGCGATCGCCAAAAAAGTGACTGATGCTTTGGGAGGGGCTGGAATCTTTGGAGTTGAATTTTTTATTACCAAAGATGAAGTCATTTTTTCTGAACTTTCACCTAGACCCCACGATACGGGAATGGTAACGTTAATCTCGCAAAATCTCAATGAATTTGAACTGCATTTAAGAGCAATTTTAGGTTTGCCAATTCCGCATATAGAACAGTTGGGGCCTTCTGCAAGTGCTGTGATTTTAGCTTCAGAAAAGTTAGATGCAATTGTTTATACAGGAATAGCAGAGGCTTTGTCAGAAAAAGATGTAGATATTAAGCTATTTGGTAAACCTAATGCCCATCCATATCGACGTATGGGGGTAGCTTTAGCTAAAGGAAGCAACATTCAACAAGCGCGGGAAAAAGCTATAGCAGCTGCAAGTAAAATCAAACTTGAAAGTAGGGCTTAGGGACTATCCCTGTCAAAGTACAACCCTCAACATCAAGTTTTCTTTGTGTCTTAGTGTCTTGGTGGTTCAAAAATAAATTTTATTAACCACCAAGACACTAAGACACCAAGTAAAATCACAAAGAGATAATTTAAGCGATCGCTTTTTCCTCTTCCTTATCTTTTGACTCAGAACTCAGTTGATCGAATATTTCCAACATCTCTCGTTCAAATCCTACCTGAGCGCGATTCGTTTTGCCACCCACGTACAGACGACCATCTGTTTGCAAAGCCCAAATTTGGGAGTGGGAGAAGTAACTCATCATCACACCCAGCATCAGCAAGGCAAACCCCGCATAGACAATGGGTACTCCTGGATCGGCTTTAATTTGCAAGCCAGTACTGCCAATTAATTCCAGAACAGTCAACTTGACACCATTAACTTGGGTAGACATGCCATTACGCACAGTGTCAACCAGTTCGCCTTTGCTGTCGTAAATTAACATCATGCCTTGCAAATCCTTAACCACCAAGGAGACTCCCTCACTTAAATCTGTTTTTGTCGGAATCCAGGTTCCCCAGATGCGTCCCTTGCCATTGGTGTTTAATGATGCCATTGGTAGTTGGAAAACTGGGCTATTGTTTACACGCACTTTTACAGCAGCAATTCCCCAGTCTGTTTGATAAAAAGTCAGACCTTGATAACGCAGAGGTTGATTCACAAAAATAGTTTTATGGTCAATCTCCCGATCTTCTTTATTCACAACAGACAAGTCTGAATAAAACTGGTCAATACTGCCGGTAGGAGTATAGTCAATCCAAAAACGATTGACGCGCACAGACCAATCTTTATTAGTTGGTAGTGTTGCCCAAGGGCCGGCATCAATAATATTTTTCACCTGAAATGTATTGCCACTGGGAACCATTTCTTGGGCCATAAACCCAGTCATTGCTCCCCAAATTGACCCCAAGAGAATTACTACAATACCTATATGTACAATAATTGGGCCGATGCGTCCAATTATTCCCTTACGGGCATAAAGAATATTGCCTTTTTCTTGAAAAACTTTATAGCGGCGATTCTGTAATATTTGCGTCAGGTTTTGTAGAGACGCGGAATTTGACGTTTGGTTATCTATTTCTGCACTCAACGCGAGTTTTGTAAATTGCCGGGGTTTGTCGTAAAACTTCCAGCGACGGGCGGCTTTTAAAGCTGGTAACTGACGGGTAAAAGTACAAGCAGTTAAGCTAGTGCCAAAAAAGATAAGTAAGGACAAAAACCACCAAGTACGATATACGTGATCTAAGCCCAGAGTTAAAATAACTTTCCAACTTAGAAAGCCAAATAGAGCTGGGTGTTCTGGGTAGTTTGCTTGATAAAAGGATAGTGATTGACCTTGTTCAATTACCGTACCGCTAATGCTGAAGAGGGCGATGAGAAGTAGTAGGGCGATCGCCAAGCGTAAATCCGTCAATACAGGCAAAAAATCCTGTCGCAAAACCTGCCCGACAACTGACCACCAATTTGATTTTTCTGAAGCTGAATTATTTGTGTTATCTAAAGTCATTTGAATTACTAAAATAAACTGTTAGTAGTTGGTAGTTAGTAGTTAGTAGTTGGTGGTTGGTAGTTAGTGGTGGGTGATTATTCCCCTTTTACCTTTTACCTTTCCGCCTTTTCCCACTATCTACTAACCACTATCTACTAACTCTTAAAAAGGAATCCGAGAAATCAGAGAAAAAACACCAAATCCTACTAACAATACTCCACTA
Encoded here:
- the purT gene encoding formate-dependent phosphoribosylglycinamide formyltransferase codes for the protein MKKLTDNSIKLPQKLMLLGSGELGKEFVIAAQRLGNYVIAVDRYENAPAMQVADDSEVISMLSADDLERIVNKHQPDFIIPEIEAIKTEKLLEFEERGITVIPTAAATNYTMNRDRIRELAHKQLGIRTAKYGYASTLEELVAVSDEIGFPNVVKPVMSSSGKGQSVVKDQGEVEKAWNYAIAGSRGDTQKVIVEEFIDFEVEITLLTIKQWNEPTLFCLPIGHRQERGDYQESWQPAGISEQMTSQAQAIAKKVTDALGGAGIFGVEFFITKDEVIFSELSPRPHDTGMVTLISQNLNEFELHLRAILGLPIPHIEQLGPSASAVILASEKLDAIVYTGIAEALSEKDVDIKLFGKPNAHPYRRMGVALAKGSNIQQAREKAIAAASKIKLESRA
- a CDS encoding cytochrome c biogenesis protein, with the protein product MTLDNTNNSASEKSNWWSVVGQVLRQDFLPVLTDLRLAIALLLLIALFSISGTVIEQGQSLSFYQANYPEHPALFGFLSWKVILTLGLDHVYRTWWFLSLLIFFGTSLTACTFTRQLPALKAARRWKFYDKPRQFTKLALSAEIDNQTSNSASLQNLTQILQNRRYKVFQEKGNILYARKGIIGRIGPIIVHIGIVVILLGSIWGAMTGFMAQEMVPSGNTFQVKNIIDAGPWATLPTNKDWSVRVNRFWIDYTPTGSIDQFYSDLSVVNKEDREIDHKTIFVNQPLRYQGLTFYQTDWGIAAVKVRVNNSPVFQLPMASLNTNGKGRIWGTWIPTKTDLSEGVSLVVKDLQGMMLIYDSKGELVDTVRNGMSTQVNGVKLTVLELIGSTGLQIKADPGVPIVYAGFALLMLGVMMSYFSHSQIWALQTDGRLYVGGKTNRAQVGFEREMLEIFDQLSSESKDKEEEKAIA